A segment of the Salvelinus namaycush isolate Seneca chromosome 3, SaNama_1.0, whole genome shotgun sequence genome:
TTTCTTACAACACAAAAATATAATTCTGAATCATGCATAGTGATTAACAGGCACAAATGTTGGCACATTGATGATCAAATGGGAATGTACTCTTGAGGTATTAGACATACAAATTCattttctccctttcctctctttgCATAGAAAAAtacaaacacataaacacacacacaaacaccataacacacacacatagaaaaacACTTCACATAAGACGCCAAAGTGTTATAATTCATCTCTCATCTTCTTGCCCTTAGGCCGCACCAGTCTGCCGAGGAAGAGGATGGAGTTGGTCTTGGTGTCCTTCACCAGGAAGATGAAGGGATGGTCAGCGTAGAACAGCTTGGGGTTCTTCAGCTTGTCTGTGCCGAAGATGCTTCTGTCTATGGGGTTCCCATCGGTGTCCCACTCCATGGCAGAGGCATGGAAGACATTGGACAGATACAGGTCCTTCTTCCCAGAGATGTTGGACAGGTCCGCCTTGGTCTTATCCACAGCCTCAGTCAGACCCAGCTCCCCAAGGTGTttctgagagagtgagagtgagagagagagtgagtgagagagagatcttTATTGTAAAGGAGTTTGAAGCATGAAGGAACTCTCAGCCACCTAAGAGCATCAGTGATGTGTACTGTGTTCTAACATGTTATTCAAACCTGGATCTTGTAAACAGTTAACAAAATGATTGTTATTCAAACTTGTATCTCATAAACAGTTAACAAAATGATTGTTATTCAAACTTGTATCTCATAAACAGTTAACAAAATGATTAATAAATGTTGTTTTAAACAATGACCTGTGTCATCTCTAGGTATTTCCAGTACCTGAATGTTGTGGCTGACTTCCATGCAGACTTTGGGCAGAGACACAGCAACAGCCGTCTCCTTTAGCTTGCCCATCCAGTCTTCCAGCTGCTTGCGGGTCAGTAGCTTCTCCAGTCTCTCCAGGGGCTCCACGTGGTAGGGCATGAAGAACACCATGCTGGACTTCTTATGGGCCAGGGGCATGCTCAGGATGAACAGCTTATTCACTGTGTCTTCGTGGAAGCCATAGATACCTGCAGGTACAGTCAGTATGgatacagacacagagacatTTCTAGTGCATTTCTTTACATCTTCCTTCACTTTGAAATGAGAACACCCCAGTTCAGTTCAAAGGTACTTTATGATATTATAATGAGGGCTGACCTGTGCGGTGCATCATGGGTACACCAACAGTGTGAGTGTGAGACACCAGGAAGCCACGGTTGTCCACCATCTTATGGTGGAACTGTTCATCCCAATGGGCTGTTCAGATATAAAGTAAAATACAATTATACtgtaaatatatgaatgagtaaATCAACTAAGCGAAAGAGAGAAGAGTGAATCTAAAAGATTCTGGTCCTTTGTAAGAGAGAACTCACGTTTGAAGAACATGGCGTTGATGATCATGGCCCCATCGGTCTTCTCCACATCCTTGGTTACCTCGGGCAGCTTGCCATCGGTGAATTTGGCCGCCCAAGCATTGATGGACTTCACAGCGCTCTTCTTGTTCTTGAAGTTTATCTTTGTGTGGTCATATTTGTAGTGCTTCTTGCTGCTCTTGACAAAGGCATCTGCAAGGTTGACCGAGCTGGGGGTGTATAGGCGGTTGCTGATCTTCCAGGTGACGTTACGGGCCTTGGAGTCGCTGACCTCCTCCAGGAGCTCGGCCAGGCCAGCGTGCAGCTGCTCGTCCTTCACTTTGTTAGCGCTCAGCACGGTCTTGACCTGGGAGGCGGTGGAAGCCTTGCCCCCAAGTGCCACCAGGCCCAGGGAAGAGGCCACCACCACCGGGGAGATGAGGATGTTCTCCAGGTCCTTTTCCTTGGCTATGTTCTGGTAGAGGCTGAACGCCAGGCTGGCGCTGTTGTCAGCCAACAGGGTGGCGTGGTTGCTCAGGACCTTGTCTGCCGAGGCGGCGGTGGCAGCGGAGGCTGCAGTGGCCAATAGGGCCATGGCTACCAGGTTAGTCACCCACATGGTGTCAACCGAATCAGTAGAGACTTGAGGGGACATGGAAAAGGTGTATGTGTTAGATTTATACAGTGGACTTCCTTATGGAGCATCATATCGATTACAGAGCAACAGAGTCTCAAATCCCAGGTGTTAGAggcaaattaaattaaatttgtCCTGGATTTTGAATACAGAAAACCTCTTGTGGGACTTCTCTCCTTGCTCTTGCCAGTGATAGCATGAGTTAAGGAGATAACGCACTTCTCAAACACTTTGCTGAGATTCAAGAGGAATACCACATTCTCTTTTATTCAACCTGGATGATGCAGAATGGACATGCTGTGTGGTATACTAAGCTTTCATTATGCAGTCTGTAATGTAATTATAGACCTGAATTCATTGGTAGAGAATCTGAGAGCAGGGTTGACTGTGCCAATGGAGAGTCTCCAAGTAGACATTCAAGGCAAGACTCAAGAGCCACGTTGACACTGCAGCTGTAAAACGCCTAGAAGATGAAACAGTCGTCAACATTCTAAGTGGAATAATTCTACAGCAACTACTGAGGGCCATTAGCTACTGAATGAAGAATAAAAGTTCTCTTAAGAAGAAAATGGAAATTTATATCAAGCTCTCTCTTCATTTGGGGGACCAATCACtttttatttatctctctctgctctgtgttgcCCTGCAGGAGGCTTACGGTAGCAGACAAGTAGCAACATGATCAGGCTAAGCCATGAAGTCTAAACAAAAGGATGCTATGCATCCTCTGAGGCCTGGAATGAGTGACCTTAAGCGGGCGTGAGGTTTCACATTTTTCAGTACTAAACAAAGTTTGATCTTTACTGTAACAATGATGCCTTTAGAAGTTTTGTTGGAACTACAAATTATTCCAGTACATTCTAAATTTGCATTACCTATTATTTTGATTATGCATGCATAATTACAAATCACAGCACAAGCTAACGGCTCATGTCCACCAGATGCATCAAACTCTTCATTGTGAATGAAGCAGTCCACAACTGTCTGTGTACTGCATGTTTTCAATATTTTCAACTTGTGCTTTGCTTTACCATGCGGTGGTACAAATGGAGGTAAACACACTGACTCCAACTAGCTAGGTTTTAGCTAGTTGAAAAGCGAAACACATGTGTGTCAAGTACGGAAAATATGGGCCAGACATCCGGCAAAACAAAATGCATATGCATCTGGTGGACATCGGGCGTAATTCAATGCCCTTATAAGTCATAACTAAGAAACATCCTGGCACGTACAAATACCGGCAATGACGGTCTCATCTTATTGGACAGAAACCAGTGTGAGAGAAAGtttagaggaggaggaatatgctGGTTTACAGTTCCGTGCATCGTCATTAATATCTGTCTGAACATATGTTTATAAATTACACAGCTCATTTCTTCTGATAATCTATCTGATACTTTCTCTACACTCTCTACCACCACACAGCATGTGTTCAATTGACCAAGTAAAGTGAGATGCCCCCTGGCAGAGGCAACTGTGACTCAGATCAGAGCACAAGAGTCTGTTTCTGGGTGGGACCGCTACTAATTAGATAGGCTTCCTCAGACATGACACAATTCAAAGCAGCATTGCCACTGTTAATTAACCATCACTTTTATTTGATCATTATAGCATTTTCACTGTTATGTGACCCATTCATTAAGTGTGAACAGTGAAGTTGGGAGGAAGAAGTATGTTTTAGCCTGGCAACTTTTTCCTTTCAACTGGCCTGCACATGCTCAATCACATGAAGCTGTATTGTAATACAGAACTAAATTCGCAAAAATAATTTTATAAGCCCAAAATGGAGGGACTTTTCAGATTCCTGGTCAGAAGTTTTCCTGCAGTTAACACAAGTCcagccccctccccctcccatcGCATCCCCTTTTAACTTACCAGGCTCTTTCAGCAGTTTTCCTCTAATTTCTCTATTAGCTTCCACACGATCCTTCAGCTGGTCTACAAACCGTGGGCGAAATATTCTGGAAGTTGAGGAATGGAAAATGTTAATGATGTACAGTGATTTTCAATGCACAGTGAGTAGCACTGGGCCCTCCCACAGTATCTGTTGAGCAGCTATGTAAGTGGGACTTTCCCCCTCCAGGTCCTAAAGCCTGAGACACACTGAAAGCTCATTCACACTGCAGACAGACATCTGGCAGAGTTTCTATAAAGTTCATAGTTCTGTATTCTCAAATGTTgctactgtaatatactgtacacagTTTTAGACCATGCATCATAGAGAAACATTATTTTGTATTAATGGCCCTCCTGCCTAAAAAACAGGGAAAATATGCATACTGTCTTAATAAAACAACATTTTCCACTTCCATTTTCAGATTTTCTGACAATTTCTAGATGTTGCACACCGCTTTAAGCCAGGGGTAAACAACAGACTGCTGGACTGAACACAGTGTGCAACATCTGTAAATTGTCAGAAAATCATAAAATAGTGGTGGGAAATTGTGTTTTATTAAGACAGTACACATATTTTCCTAGTTTTTGTGTGTGCCATTAAATCAGGTTAAGGAGGAAATTGAcgcctttgcagcctgaatggatgATGCTTTATGTATGAGCTGGTCCCTGGTGGACACGAGTGTATAGCGGGCTGGGTACATTAAAGTCAGACGCAGATGGCAAACATAAAATGAATAATAGTGCCATCTGTTTGGATTACCTACTGCAAACAGAGTTGCAGGGAAGTTTTCTAAGTAGGTCATTGAAAATCAAAAATTCCATGAGACCGAAGAATAATAATTGTTAGGGGGTAGAAAAAACGTTGGTATTATAATTGTTATGATTCGTACATTTTGCTTGCAAGTTGTGAAGATTTGACAGttttttcttcctcctcctcccccttcttaGTGCCACGTCTGTGGTTGTGTCTGTCTGATTTGAGAGACTGATAGCGTGGGATGCAGGATGGGGAATGTGTCCATTCAAGCCCCCCTGCCTGGTCTGCCTAGCCATGCCAAATTGTTAAATTATCCCCTGGTGTCTAACTGACTCACTTTTCCCCAAAATGAACAACATGTCATTGTGGACATGCATGCAGTGTATCTGATTATTCCCTGTCGAAAAATCTATTCAGGCACTCTTAAACATGGATTGTTTCTGCTGAAGAGCAATAAAGTTTAAGAAATCACTCAACATGCCACAGTAGCCCAGTGTTTGGTGCCAAGGGATTTGTGACATCATGTTAGAAATTAGGTCACATTACATTGGCTATGCCTCAGCACAGCTAGAGTGAAAAGGCTATGCATAAGACACATGTTCTGTTGATGTTTAGATAAATTAACAATTTACATAGAGCCAACATTGGTCTGAGTACAAAATAAGTAACCCCACTCACCCACACCACATCTCCACCCTCAACATGAAAAAGCATAGCACTTGGCTACATGCTTTTGTATTACATAGCTAAATTCCAAACTGGCTCTTTGTCTCAGAAGAATAGGTTGGCCTGATATACTGCCTGAGGGCAGCATTGGTTTAGTTTTGTGTGCATATAGGGCTAGGCAGCTTCAATTAACTCTGTTGCTAAGGCTTGCAGCTCAGCTAGCCAAGAGACGGGACTTCGAACATCTATACAGTTCAGATGTACTTTTATTAAACTCAAACTCACTGTCACTGATTAACGGCAGATACAGAAGTAGGATCTCAATTTGGtcaccctgttgttgcaggaaatgtCCTGCACAGCTGGAAATGCACatttgtagtgtattcaaggcttctaaagttttgccctaactaaaaatgtatcaacccctacaaaaatgcccattaattataatccacacaatatttaTAATTTCCTGTTTCTGCAGGCTTATTTTCCTGTTGTGAAAACTGGTTACATTAAGATccatcctacatctgtaggagaGACATAATGGTAAAACTGATGGAACAGACCCTCTTAAGATATTGTAATGGTTTTAAACATCGTGTGCCTTTTCTGCATATTTCTACAAATGTTTACAGACCAATCCATGAATGGTTTAATTGTGGTAAGGCTGTGTACAGTATATAAAGGGCTATATAGTGCAGTCTCCAACTAAGATCTTATAGGCAATGCGAAACACAATGTTCTCTGTCATTAATAGATTACTGTAttgcacaggaggctgctgaggggagaacggctcataataatggccagaacgaagcaaatggaatgacaaatacatggaaaccatgtgttttatgtatttgatgccattccacttATTtttctccagccattaccacgagcctgttctccccaattaaggtgccaccaacctcctatgctgtattgtattgtataccTTCACTGAGGACTTAATAGCTCATGTTGGTTACTGCCTGCACAATACTGCATGTCAAGATGCATGTAACAACAGCAACAATGGCAGCATGGGAATCACATCAACAAACAGTAGGAAAAAGGGGCAGTGGAACAGAACGTATATCCGTCTCCATGTTGTCCAGGTTCCTGTGATGACCTGCCTTGGTTCCACATCCAGAAATACCATGTAGCAGAGGGATGGAGATGCTGATCATGGAGGGGGAAAAATAAGCATTCATGTGAAAAACTGCCAAGGCCATGTGGTTTCAGTTACCCTACAATTCGTTCAGCACTTCAGCTTaacttattaaaaaaaaaaatttcagCAAACCTTGACTTTTCTCTCAAATACGAGCTCTCTGTAAGAGGAAGCAGGGTCACAGAGGGTTTCTTCCTTTAGAAATAGAAATGTGCCTGATATTCTCATGATGTAAGACCTCAGTAATGTTGCCCTGCATGCTAATGCAACCTTCAGCTGTTTAACTCTCACCAACTATTGCCAAACCCACTCAAAGATGTGATTCACTGTATAAACTCTGGTACAGTAGTTTAGTGCCTGTCTGGAAAGAGTGGAAGTGTGCAGAGATATACTGTTACAGTTTATTCTGATCCTATTTATGCAGTGTTCTTCAATCATGTTCCTGAAGACCCACTGCCAGGTGAGCAGACTTTTGTTCCGGCCCCATACTAATGAATCTGAGTCAGTTAATCAGGGGGTAAGTTGACATCAGGTGTGTTACTGCTGGGCTAGAGCAAAATCCTGCACACACTGTGGGTCTTTCGAACCATGATTGAAGACCACTGCACTAATGAGTAGAGTTTGTGTAGAAGATTTGTATCATCCAGAATCTTTTGTAAGTTTTTGGTCATATTGCTGACATACATCTTGCCAATACTTTCAGGCGTTGTGCGTAGGAGTAAGGGCTAGTGTACATTTGGAACTGGACAAATGTTTTAGAGAGAGGCCCTCAAGTGAGCAAAGTGAGCTACAGATGGCAATAGCATCCTCTGGTGGATGAAAATCTGCTAATGTGCCATGATCATGACAGAGCAGGGATCAGGGActtatagagagaggagacgatTATGATTCACCACCAGGGACTACCAAATGCTAGGGAATGTTCAGCCATGAGCTCTGTTGcacaattattatatattttttaatctccACTTGATTATAGCATttagatatctgttttttttatccaatGACAGTCACACAATTTCAACCATTGTTTATAGACTTAGAAACTATCTATATATTTAAAAGTAACAGTAATTAACAGTTACAGTTTATAAACTCCTTGTACACCGCCTTATAAATTCTTGCAGTCAAACTCCAGCAGAGTGCtctcagagacagacacagattcACAGAGTCTCTGGtcacctactgtacagtatgctaAAGTAAATTAACTCCACTTGTCAGTTGCACAAGATTAGAG
Coding sequences within it:
- the LOC120045178 gene encoding serpin H1-like; this encodes MWVTNLVAMALLATAASAATAASADKVLSNHATLLADNSASLAFSLYQNIAKEKDLENILISPVVVASSLGLVALGGKASTASQVKTVLSANKVKDEQLHAGLAELLEEVSDSKARNVTWKISNRLYTPSSVNLADAFVKSSKKHYKYDHTKINFKNKKSAVKSINAWAAKFTDGKLPEVTKDVEKTDGAMIINAMFFKPHWDEQFHHKMVDNRGFLVSHTHTVGVPMMHRTGIYGFHEDTVNKLFILSMPLAHKKSSMVFFMPYHVEPLERLEKLLTRKQLEDWMGKLKETAVAVSLPKVCMEVSHNIQKHLGELGLTEAVDKTKADLSNISGKKDLYLSNVFHASAMEWDTDGNPIDRSIFGTDKLKNPKLFYADHPFIFLVKDTKTNSILFLGRLVRPKGKKMRDEL